The Opitutales bacterium ASA1 genome window below encodes:
- the tolR gene encoding protein TolR: MARSFHRRRSLAPVSELNVTSLIDLGFSLLIIFMISTPLIKNESALAVDLPVSSDAAPPPSDQKFVDITIQQGGYVLDDNPMDRQSLEAILRTYAASPNPPVISIRADRTVQYQEVVTLLDLCKKYNLSQISLETQTGR, translated from the coding sequence ATGGCCCGTTCCTTTCATCGACGTCGCTCGCTCGCCCCGGTCTCGGAGCTCAACGTCACTTCGCTCATCGATCTCGGATTCTCACTCCTGATCATCTTCATGATCAGTACGCCGCTGATAAAGAACGAGAGCGCGCTCGCCGTCGATCTGCCCGTATCGTCGGACGCCGCGCCGCCGCCGTCCGACCAGAAGTTCGTCGACATCACCATCCAGCAGGGAGGCTACGTTCTCGACGACAATCCGATGGATCGACAGTCGCTCGAGGCGATCCTGCGCACGTACGCCGCCTCTCCCAATCCCCCCGTGATCAGCATCCGAGCCGATCGCACGGTGCAGTATCAGGAGGTCGTGACCTTGCTCGATCTCTGTAAGAAGTACAACCTTTCCCAGATCAGTCTCGAGACCCAGACCGGGCGTTGA
- the tolQ gene encoding protein TolQ, translated as MPFASSLPILAQTTGAEPGLVTYFTQSNLAGQIIIFALALFSLVAWTIMFGKTFELRKLRTLNLGFQEKLREQRSILDLPDGFRVPEGVPYAELFRDAVEAYWRVEGRRGDGDDRLIAARIEHAENALQRAVANQSLEYESNMVFLATIVSGAPFFGLLGTVWGVMDAFGAVALRAEASIQMLAPGVSGALLTTVAGLLVAIPSVFGYNYLLSNTKQLITELENFASSLADRIELESR; from the coding sequence ATGCCGTTCGCGTCGTCGCTGCCCATCCTCGCGCAAACCACCGGGGCCGAACCGGGTCTGGTCACCTACTTCACTCAATCCAATCTGGCGGGGCAGATCATCATCTTCGCACTCGCGCTCTTCAGTCTCGTGGCGTGGACGATCATGTTCGGAAAGACCTTCGAACTGCGGAAGCTGCGCACGCTCAACCTCGGATTTCAGGAGAAGCTCCGCGAGCAGCGTTCAATCCTCGATTTGCCGGACGGATTCCGCGTGCCCGAGGGTGTGCCGTACGCGGAGTTGTTTCGCGACGCGGTCGAGGCCTACTGGCGCGTCGAAGGGCGGAGGGGTGACGGAGACGATCGCCTCATCGCCGCACGCATCGAACACGCGGAGAACGCGCTGCAGCGTGCGGTCGCCAACCAATCGCTGGAGTACGAGTCCAACATGGTGTTTCTCGCCACCATCGTCTCCGGGGCGCCGTTCTTCGGTTTGCTCGGCACGGTGTGGGGCGTCATGGACGCGTTCGGCGCGGTCGCGTTGCGTGCGGAGGCGTCGATCCAGATGCTGGCTCCGGGTGTTTCGGGCGCGTTGCTCACGACGGTGGCGGGTCTCCTCGTCGCGATACCCTCGGTGTTCGGTTACAACTACCTCCTTTCGAACACGAAGCAGTTGATCACCGAGTTGGAGAACTTCGCCAGCTCGCTCGCCGATCGGATCGAACTGGAGAGTCGCTGA
- the tmk gene encoding dTMP kinase, with the protein MSAKKSTKTKKPGLLISFEGSEGSGKTTQIELLAPRLKKLGREVIVTREPGGSPLGEEIRHLLIRANGSEEMFPETELLLFAASRAQLVRQVLVPNLREGRIVLCDRFLDSTTVYQGAGRTLSPDPVNQINQFAVGDVLPDLTIVLDVPAEVSVQRVQNRASDLPDRIERENIDFYRIVREGYLLLAKSMPHRFHVVDGTKPPSVTEKEVWKAVKRLIADAGNA; encoded by the coding sequence ATGAGCGCGAAGAAAAGCACGAAGACCAAGAAGCCGGGACTCCTCATTTCCTTCGAGGGTTCCGAAGGCAGCGGCAAAACGACCCAGATCGAGTTGCTTGCTCCTCGCCTCAAGAAGCTCGGCCGCGAAGTGATCGTCACGCGCGAACCCGGTGGCTCGCCGCTCGGCGAAGAAATTCGGCACCTCCTCATCCGCGCCAACGGCAGCGAAGAGATGTTTCCGGAGACGGAGCTCCTGCTCTTCGCCGCCAGTCGCGCCCAGCTCGTCCGCCAAGTCCTCGTCCCCAACCTTCGCGAAGGCCGCATCGTACTCTGCGATCGCTTCCTGGACTCGACGACCGTCTACCAAGGTGCAGGGCGGACGCTCTCGCCCGACCCGGTGAACCAGATCAACCAGTTCGCCGTCGGCGACGTGCTGCCGGATCTCACCATCGTGCTCGACGTGCCCGCCGAAGTCAGCGTGCAGCGCGTGCAGAACCGCGCCTCCGATCTACCGGACCGCATCGAACGCGAGAACATCGACTTCTATCGCATCGTGCGCGAAGGATATCTCCTTCTCGCCAAATCGATGCCGCACCGTTTCCACGTCGTCGATGGAACCAAGCCGCCCTCCGTGACCGAGAAGGAAGTCTGGAAAGCCGTGAAGCGGCTGATCGCCGACGCCGGCAACGCCTGA
- the holB gene encoding DNA polymerase III subunit delta', giving the protein MTPPEAVFAESVAGQVISRAIARGRLAHALLLHGPGAETLEAFARQLAARLLALPDAWASSGTSHQDCFTLRPSGKSRQIAVDNTTGKNPTNNMRYFIRQLAQSPMSAPCKVGIVFEADRMNANSANAFLKTLEEPPLDTTILLLTTRPYSLLPTIRSRCLAFRLPDDTNRAEDPAESAWFVDYRAWVRSLGAIASDKAAAARQVMTVEALVARFARWIDGAGSKAISALKESGALETLDDDEVEALKVSTTVGVRQKFFARIETETCALAREIPNSSTALAAATKELERAAGLLRVNLQENTALELFLLASLRAWARRD; this is encoded by the coding sequence ATGACACCGCCCGAAGCCGTCTTCGCCGAGTCCGTCGCCGGACAGGTGATCTCGCGCGCCATCGCGCGCGGCCGCCTCGCGCACGCTCTCCTGTTGCACGGCCCCGGAGCCGAGACCTTGGAAGCGTTCGCCCGCCAGCTCGCCGCGCGCTTGCTCGCGCTTCCAGACGCGTGGGCCTCGAGCGGAACCAGTCACCAAGACTGCTTCACTTTGCGTCCGTCGGGCAAGTCGCGCCAGATCGCCGTCGACAACACGACCGGCAAGAACCCGACGAACAACATGCGCTACTTCATCCGACAACTTGCGCAGTCGCCGATGTCGGCACCGTGCAAGGTCGGCATCGTGTTCGAAGCGGACCGCATGAACGCCAACTCCGCCAACGCCTTCCTCAAGACGCTCGAAGAGCCGCCGCTCGACACGACGATCCTGCTCCTCACCACCCGCCCCTACTCGCTCCTGCCCACGATCCGCAGTCGCTGTCTCGCGTTTCGCCTGCCCGACGACACGAATCGTGCCGAGGATCCCGCGGAAAGCGCGTGGTTCGTGGACTACCGCGCGTGGGTGCGCAGCCTCGGCGCGATCGCGTCCGACAAAGCCGCTGCCGCACGGCAAGTCATGACCGTCGAGGCACTCGTCGCGCGCTTCGCCCGTTGGATCGACGGCGCCGGCTCCAAGGCGATCTCCGCCCTCAAGGAATCCGGCGCGCTCGAGACGCTCGACGACGACGAAGTGGAAGCGCTCAAGGTGAGCACGACGGTCGGCGTGCGGCAGAAGTTCTTCGCCCGGATCGAGACCGAGACCTGCGCTTTGGCCCGCGAGATCCCGAACAGCTCCACGGCGCTCGCCGCCGCGACCAAAGAACTCGAGCGCGCCGCCGGTCTCTTGCGCGTCAATCTGCAGGAAAACACGGCGCTCGAACTCTTCCTCCTCGCCTCGCTCCGCGCTTGGGCGCGACGCGATTGA
- the cls gene encoding cardiolipin synthase — protein sequence MEWWSWVVGAWGFLVAGVTVAGAIVASGHAILYKRDTRATVLWVGFIWLAPLAGPICYLLLGINRIKRKASLLRRSAPRLNSEDAPGALGAKSALPPVAVAQAHFARLVHVVDSVVEQSLLPGNRIEPLFNGDEAFPAMLTAIDEAKGSIVLCSYIFDRDAIGKRFVAALAGAVRRGVEVRVLVDDTGARYSFPTIVGSLRKAGVPVARFLPTLAPFKTFALNMRSHRKLMIVDGRLGFTGGMNIRAGNLADASGRRRIRDTHFRVEGPVVAHMRSVFADDWLFTTGERLDGEIWAPSLVEVGPVWARGIADGPDEALDRLRWAVLGGLACAHERICIFTPYFLPDPGLISALNTAALRGISVEVAMPENNNLSFVQWAATAHFWQVLERGCRLFLVGGEFDHSKVMVVDRQWTFVGSSNWDPRSMRLNFEFDVESYCPEFAGRMTDWFDGRLADARELTLEAVNGRPLWQQLRDGVARLATPFL from the coding sequence ATGGAGTGGTGGTCGTGGGTCGTGGGCGCGTGGGGTTTCCTGGTGGCCGGCGTTACGGTCGCCGGGGCCATCGTCGCGTCGGGTCACGCCATCCTCTACAAGCGCGACACGCGAGCCACGGTGCTCTGGGTTGGATTCATCTGGCTGGCACCCCTCGCGGGACCGATTTGCTACCTGCTGTTGGGAATCAACAGGATCAAACGCAAGGCGTCGTTGTTACGTCGTTCTGCCCCGCGGTTGAATTCCGAAGACGCGCCGGGTGCGTTGGGGGCGAAGTCCGCCTTGCCGCCCGTCGCCGTCGCACAGGCCCATTTCGCGCGCCTCGTGCACGTGGTGGATTCGGTCGTCGAACAATCTTTGCTTCCCGGGAATCGGATCGAGCCTCTCTTCAACGGCGACGAAGCGTTCCCCGCGATGCTCACGGCGATCGACGAAGCGAAGGGATCGATCGTGTTGTGCAGCTACATCTTCGATCGCGACGCGATCGGTAAGCGCTTCGTCGCGGCCTTGGCGGGCGCAGTGAGGAGAGGCGTGGAGGTGAGAGTTTTGGTGGACGACACCGGCGCACGTTACTCGTTTCCGACAATCGTGGGTAGTCTGCGAAAGGCAGGCGTGCCGGTGGCCCGTTTCCTGCCGACTCTCGCGCCGTTCAAGACCTTCGCGCTGAACATGCGCAGCCACCGCAAATTGATGATCGTCGATGGGCGTCTCGGTTTCACGGGCGGGATGAACATTCGCGCCGGGAATTTGGCTGATGCAAGCGGCCGTCGGCGGATCAGGGACACGCATTTTCGCGTCGAAGGGCCTGTCGTGGCGCACATGCGTTCGGTGTTCGCGGACGATTGGCTCTTCACGACGGGGGAGCGGCTCGATGGCGAAATCTGGGCTCCATCGTTGGTCGAAGTCGGTCCGGTTTGGGCTCGAGGTATCGCGGATGGTCCTGACGAAGCCTTGGATCGGCTGCGATGGGCGGTGTTGGGAGGGTTGGCGTGTGCGCACGAGCGGATTTGCATCTTCACGCCGTACTTCCTGCCGGATCCGGGCCTGATCTCGGCCCTCAACACCGCGGCTTTGCGGGGGATCTCGGTGGAAGTCGCTATGCCCGAGAACAACAATCTGAGCTTCGTCCAATGGGCGGCGACCGCGCACTTCTGGCAGGTCTTGGAAAGGGGGTGCCGATTGTTTCTCGTCGGAGGCGAGTTCGATCACAGTAAAGTGATGGTCGTCGACCGGCAATGGACGTTCGTCGGCTCGTCCAACTGGGATCCTCGAAGCATGAGGCTCAATTTCGAGTTCGACGTGGAGAGCTACTGTCCGGAGTTCGCGGGGCGGATGACGGACTGGTTCGATGGACGACTTGCGGATGCGCGTGAGCTGACGTTGGAAGCAGTGAACGGACGCCCTCTGTGGCAGCAGCTTCGAGACGGCGTTGCTCGACTGGCCACTCCCTTCCTTTGA
- a CDS encoding type B 50S ribosomal protein L31: MKADIHPKLNNVAFVDVSSGHRFLTRSTMRSNRKEVIDGEEFFVVLRDVTSDSHPAYTGERRLVDTAGRVEKFTNKFRRARTR; this comes from the coding sequence GTGAAAGCAGACATCCATCCCAAGCTGAACAACGTCGCCTTCGTCGACGTTTCTTCGGGCCATCGGTTCCTCACGCGTTCGACCATGCGGTCCAATCGCAAGGAAGTCATCGACGGCGAAGAGTTTTTCGTCGTGCTGCGTGACGTGACGAGCGACTCGCACCCCGCCTACACCGGCGAGCGCCGCCTCGTCGACACCGCCGGTCGAGTGGAGAAGTTCACCAACAAGTTCCGCCGCGCGCGGACTCGCTGA
- a CDS encoding YqgE/AlgH family protein, with product MTRRRGAPAELAGSLLLAHPSLADPNFRRTVVLMSAHSGDGALGVVINRPMGRTLAEISGDFAMSDLADVPVYFGGPVNEKQLILSAWEASEQAGTLRLYFGIDPEKAGELKRSHEGIRLRAYLGYSGWSGGQLEGELGDNAWVVAPVEGMLLEDVEGEGLWRAIIGRVSPELRLMAEAPEEPGLN from the coding sequence ATGACTCGGCGTCGAGGAGCGCCGGCGGAACTCGCGGGTTCCTTGTTGCTCGCGCATCCGAGTCTGGCCGACCCTAATTTCCGGCGGACGGTCGTCTTGATGTCGGCCCATTCGGGCGACGGTGCGCTCGGGGTCGTGATCAATCGTCCGATGGGCAGGACCTTGGCCGAAATCAGCGGCGACTTCGCCATGAGCGACTTGGCGGACGTACCGGTCTACTTCGGTGGACCCGTGAACGAGAAGCAGTTGATCCTTTCCGCGTGGGAGGCTTCGGAGCAGGCCGGCACGCTCAGGCTCTACTTCGGAATCGACCCGGAGAAAGCCGGAGAGTTGAAGCGATCTCACGAGGGGATCCGACTGCGGGCGTATCTCGGTTACTCGGGGTGGAGCGGCGGTCAGTTGGAAGGCGAACTGGGGGACAACGCATGGGTCGTGGCTCCAGTGGAGGGCATGTTGCTCGAAGACGTCGAGGGCGAGGGGTTGTGGCGCGCGATCATCGGCCGGGTGAGCCCGGAACTTCGGCTCATGGCCGAGGCTCCGGAAGAGCCGGGGTTGAACTGA
- a CDS encoding ComE operon protein 2, whose protein sequence is MSDVTGFLDSIVNLAHGHPARPSWDDYFMGMAFLISTRSVCERLRVGCVIVSTGEQKNRVIAAGYNGFLPGTPHRSRVRDGHEQATVHAEQNAIADAARRGISVEGCIAYVTHYPCINCAKILAAAGIRTIKFHSDYRNDALTHDLLVEAGVGIVRLSEGPGR, encoded by the coding sequence ATGAGCGACGTTACCGGCTTCCTCGATTCCATCGTCAACCTGGCTCACGGGCACCCGGCCCGACCGTCGTGGGACGACTACTTCATGGGCATGGCGTTTCTCATTTCGACCCGTTCGGTCTGCGAACGACTGCGGGTCGGGTGCGTCATCGTCTCGACCGGAGAACAGAAGAATCGCGTGATCGCGGCCGGCTACAACGGCTTTCTCCCGGGGACACCCCATCGGTCGCGGGTGCGCGACGGGCACGAACAGGCGACCGTCCATGCGGAACAGAATGCGATCGCCGACGCAGCGCGTCGCGGGATCAGTGTGGAAGGTTGCATCGCCTACGTGACGCACTACCCGTGTATCAATTGCGCGAAGATCCTCGCGGCAGCGGGAATCAGGACGATCAAGTTCCACAGCGACTATCGCAACGACGCGCTCACGCACGACCTTCTCGTCGAAGCCGGGGTGGGAATCGTGAGACTGTCCGAGGGTCCGGGACGATGA
- a CDS encoding sialate O-acetylesterase, with protein MTNPLAVHPLFSDHAVLPHGIALPVSGRSLPGQPVKVQLGERQVTGRANASGRWEVVFEPLPPGGPHVMTVSSSTGQVVRRNLMVGEVWLAAGGIGMAQPVSAAQGGTVALRRVDLTRVRVFNQAAVGADHPAQDAAGRWQELVPSKSGEFSALALHFGQTMSAAVDCAVGLIVTAWPGCPLLAWLHGETLRGRPELRRLMLTRHERIASGLPRGDNGSARVEWSPASAFNGMIAPLTRFPVNGVVWHQGEVCAAGPSDHGWALQALIQGWRTAWERADLPFLFVQLPGSRGGGDEHCSLLREAQSKVSSLPFTAMVVAADALDASKEKGGADVRTVAERLVLAALALTRGRSLPWNAPLPLGAETCDGAITVRFAERVSGPEAKVTVPAGAFLVAGSDRRFLPAEASLEGDRVRVSHPSIRNPLAVRYGWGAVPELVLRTASGVPVAPFRTDDWQSGAE; from the coding sequence ATGACCAACCCGCTCGCCGTCCATCCTCTGTTTTCCGACCACGCGGTGCTACCGCACGGAATCGCGTTGCCGGTTTCCGGACGCTCGCTGCCCGGTCAGCCGGTGAAGGTGCAGTTGGGCGAACGACAGGTCACGGGGCGGGCGAACGCGTCCGGCCGTTGGGAAGTGGTGTTCGAGCCGCTTCCTCCGGGCGGACCTCACGTGATGACCGTATCCTCCAGTACGGGACAAGTGGTGCGGCGCAATTTGATGGTGGGCGAGGTGTGGCTCGCGGCAGGAGGGATCGGTATGGCGCAGCCGGTTTCGGCGGCCCAGGGTGGCACGGTCGCTCTCCGGCGTGTAGACCTCACGCGAGTGCGCGTCTTCAATCAAGCGGCAGTCGGGGCGGATCATCCCGCGCAGGATGCAGCCGGGCGCTGGCAGGAACTCGTGCCGTCCAAGTCCGGCGAGTTCTCCGCGCTGGCGCTCCATTTCGGTCAGACGATGAGCGCGGCTGTCGACTGTGCGGTAGGGTTGATCGTGACGGCGTGGCCGGGCTGTCCGCTCTTGGCGTGGTTGCACGGGGAGACTCTGCGCGGTCGCCCGGAATTGCGGCGATTGATGCTCACGCGCCACGAGCGCATTGCCTCGGGGCTGCCACGCGGCGACAACGGGAGCGCTCGTGTGGAGTGGTCACCCGCCTCGGCCTTCAACGGGATGATCGCCCCCCTGACTCGATTTCCGGTGAACGGTGTGGTCTGGCATCAGGGTGAGGTTTGCGCCGCCGGACCTTCCGACCACGGGTGGGCCCTACAGGCCCTGATTCAGGGATGGAGAACTGCGTGGGAGCGCGCGGATCTGCCGTTTCTCTTCGTGCAGCTTCCCGGGAGTAGGGGTGGTGGTGACGAACACTGCAGTCTGCTGCGGGAGGCGCAGTCGAAAGTCTCGTCGCTGCCCTTTACCGCGATGGTCGTAGCGGCGGACGCGCTCGATGCATCGAAAGAGAAGGGCGGCGCGGATGTACGGACGGTGGCCGAGCGGCTCGTGCTGGCCGCGCTTGCGTTGACGCGCGGTCGGTCGCTGCCTTGGAACGCGCCACTACCGCTCGGAGCGGAGACGTGTGATGGCGCGATCACGGTCCGATTTGCGGAGCGCGTATCGGGTCCGGAGGCGAAGGTGACGGTTCCCGCGGGAGCATTCTTGGTCGCCGGATCGGATCGGAGGTTTCTTCCGGCGGAGGCTTCTCTCGAGGGCGATCGAGTACGGGTGAGTCATCCGTCGATCCGGAATCCGCTCGCGGTCCGCTACGGATGGGGAGCAGTGCCGGAACTGGTTCTGAGAACGGCGAGCGGCGTGCCGGTGGCACCGTTCCGGACTGACGATTGGCAGTCCGGAGCGGAGTGA
- the tatC gene encoding twin-arginine translocase subunit TatC: MGFLDHLEELRWTLVKSLVVFMVAFGGIAFFVTDAAHLLNWPLDRGLRDYPESARLVTTTPFGVFSVFMMICFLGSITLTLPFILYFVGQFVAPALTRKEKRLLLPACAAALVLFLVGSAFSFFLLVPSVIKMSAYLNVTFGTDLLWSADRYYSMLVWMVLGMGAAFQFPMIIQILLYLGMIEVPQLRKWRRIAILVFFIVAALITPTPDPFNQALVALPLWFLYEVAIWVGAVYTSKLAARERESESEENSLES, from the coding sequence ATGGGATTTCTCGATCACCTCGAGGAGCTGCGTTGGACTCTGGTGAAGTCGCTCGTGGTGTTCATGGTGGCGTTCGGTGGGATCGCGTTCTTCGTGACCGACGCGGCGCACTTGTTGAATTGGCCGCTCGACCGAGGGCTGCGCGACTATCCGGAGTCGGCTCGTCTGGTGACGACCACGCCGTTCGGGGTGTTCTCCGTGTTCATGATGATCTGCTTCCTGGGGTCCATCACGCTGACCTTGCCCTTCATCCTCTACTTCGTCGGGCAGTTCGTGGCTCCCGCGCTCACGCGCAAAGAGAAGCGCCTGCTGTTGCCGGCATGCGCCGCGGCGCTGGTGTTGTTTCTCGTCGGGAGCGCGTTCAGCTTCTTCCTGCTCGTACCGAGCGTGATCAAGATGTCGGCGTATTTGAACGTCACGTTCGGAACGGATCTGCTGTGGTCGGCGGACCGTTACTACTCGATGCTCGTGTGGATGGTCTTGGGAATGGGAGCGGCGTTTCAGTTTCCCATGATCATCCAGATCCTGCTCTACCTCGGGATGATCGAGGTGCCGCAACTACGGAAGTGGAGACGGATCGCGATCCTCGTCTTCTTCATCGTGGCGGCACTGATCACGCCGACGCCGGATCCGTTCAACCAAGCGCTCGTGGCGCTGCCGTTGTGGTTTCTCTACGAAGTCGCGATCTGGGTGGGTGCAGTCTACACGAGCAAGCTCGCCGCGCGGGAGCGAGAGTCCGAGAGCGAAGAGAATAGTCTCGAATCGTAA